One window of the Lactobacillus sp. PV034 genome contains the following:
- a CDS encoding prolyl aminopeptidase: MQTGTKIITLDNGYHLWTNTQGEGDIHLLALHGGPGGNHEYWEDTAEQLKKQGLNVQVTMYDQLGSLYSDQPDYSDPEIAKKYLTYEYFLDEVDEVREKLGIDNFYLIGQSWGGLLVQEYAVKYGQHLKGAIISSMVDEIDEYVDAVNRRRQEVLPQTEIDFMHECEEKGDYDNQRYQDDVQILNINFVDRKQPSKLYHLKDLGGSAVYNAFQGDNEFVITGKLKDWHFRDQLKNIKVPTLLTFGENETMPIETAKTMQKEIPNSRLVTTPDGGHHHMVDNPDVYYKHLADFIRSVEDGSFKGE; this comes from the coding sequence ATGCAAACAGGCACAAAAATTATTACCTTAGATAACGGTTACCATTTATGGACTAATACTCAAGGTGAAGGTGATATTCATCTTCTTGCTCTTCACGGTGGCCCTGGTGGTAATCATGAATATTGGGAAGACACTGCAGAACAATTAAAGAAGCAAGGTTTGAATGTACAAGTAACCATGTATGATCAACTTGGTTCATTATATTCTGACCAACCAGATTACTCTGATCCAGAAATTGCTAAGAAGTATTTAACTTACGAATACTTTTTAGATGAAGTTGATGAAGTCCGTGAAAAGTTAGGCATCGACAACTTTTACTTAATCGGTCAAAGTTGGGGTGGACTCTTAGTTCAAGAATATGCCGTTAAATATGGTCAACACTTAAAGGGTGCAATTATTTCTTCAATGGTTGATGAAATTGACGAGTATGTAGATGCTGTTAACCGCAGACGTCAAGAAGTACTTCCACAAACTGAAATTGACTTCATGCATGAATGTGAAGAAAAGGGCGATTACGACAACCAACGTTACCAAGATGATGTGCAAATTTTAAATATTAACTTTGTTGATCGTAAGCAGCCTTCTAAGCTTTACCACTTAAAAGATCTTGGTGGTAGTGCTGTTTATAATGCTTTCCAAGGTGACAATGAATTCGTCATTACTGGTAAATTAAAGGACTGGCATTTCCGTGACCAATTAAAGAATATTAAAGTTCCAACTTTACTTACTTTTGGTGAAAATGAAACAATGCCAATTGAAACTGCCAAAACTATGCAAAAAGAAATTCCAAATTCTCGCTTAGTAACTACTCCTGATGGTGGTCACCACCACATGGTTGATAATCCAGATGTTTACTACAAGCATTTAGCTGATTTTATCCGTAGTGTGGAAGATGGCAGTTTTAAAGGTGAATAA